CTGGTCCTGGGTCTTTTGCTGCTGACCGATCCGGCCGCCGGCGCCGTCACCTTGACTCTGGTGCTGGCGGCGTTTTTCCTGGCCAGCGGTCTGATGCGCCTGTACGGCGCCGCCAGCTCCCAGCTGCCTCATCGCGGCTGGGCCGTGCTCGACGGCGCGGTTGCTGCCGTGCTGGGAATCCTGCTATGGGCGCATTGGCCCTCGTCAGGCCTATGGTTCATCGGCTTCGCCATCGGCATTGAGCTGATTCTGCGTGGCTGGAGCTGGGTAGCACTCGCCTTCAGCCTGCGCCGCTCCGTCAAAGCCGGTTCGCTCGCCAGGTAATCCCGCAGCCAGTTTCAGGTGGGCGGCCTTGCTCAACCTTAAGACCGCGCGGGGAGGGCCGCCCGTGTCACACCCCTATCAACCCATCATTGGGGGCTTCGTCGGGGGCTTCGTCTCGGGGGACCGTCCCCTGTTTCAGCGGCGTTCTGCTAAACTTAAGG
The DNA window shown above is from Candidatus Binataceae bacterium and carries:
- a CDS encoding DUF308 domain-containing protein; amino-acid sequence: MSATPTPIGAELERVRQRWSWVLALGLLLILCGLIALSDTVVATVVSVMLLGWLLLFSAAFHAIHLFQAHRIHPFLDLLGFIFDLVLGLLLLTDPAAGAVTLTLVLAAFFLASGLMRLYGAASSQLPHRGWAVLDGAVAAVLGILLWAHWPSSGLWFIGFAIGIELILRGWSWVALAFSLRRSVKAGSLAR